GCACGCCGTCGCGAGCGGGCCTTCTGACCGGGCGCTACCCCGTGCGCACCGCGCTCTCGCGGGTTCTGCTCGAAGCCGACAAGGGCGGGCTCCCGCTGAGCGAAAAGACCCTGCCGCAGGCGCTGGAAGGCGACTACACCACCGCGCTGATCGGGAAGTGGCATCTGGGCCACGTCGAGCCCTACTGGCCACCTACGAAGTACGGCTTCGACCTGTTCTACGGCATTCCCTATAGCCATGACATCAGCCCGCTGAACCTGTTCGAATACGACGGAGCGGAAAAGCAGAAGAGCGACGTGGACTATCCACAGTTGCAGCAGCAATTTTGCGAACGGGCCGAACGCTTCATCGCCGACAACCGCGCGCGCCCGTTCTTCCTGGAACTTGCGCTCAGCGCCCCGCACCTGCCGAATTTCCCCGCACCCGGCTTCGCAGGCAAGTCGAAGGACGCTGCGGCCTACGGCGATTGCGTCATGGAGGTGGATTCGATCGTCGGCCGTGTGCTGGCTGCCCTTAAGACGCAGGGGCTGGATGAGGATACGCTGGTGATCTTCACTTCGGACAACGGCCCCTGGTTCGAAGGCTCAGCCGGCGGCATGCGCAACCGCAAGGGCGGTGCGGGCTATGACGGCGGCTACCGCGTGCCGTTCGTCGCCCGGTGGCCCGGCCGCATCCCGGCGGGAAAGCGCTGCAATTCGATCGCGATGGGCATCGACATCTTCCCGACCTTGTGCGCCTTTGCACAGATCGCGCCGCCTGCCGGTGTCGAACTCGACGGTAAAGACATTTCGGCGGTGCTGACCCAGGGTGCTCCCAGCCCGCACGATGCGCTGATCCTGTTCCAGAACGAGGAAGTCGTCGCCGTCCGGACACAGGACTGGAAGTACGTGAATTCCGACCTCTACATGTCGTATTTCGTGTATCTCGAAGGGCGCGGCTATCCGCAACTCTACGACATGCGCGACCGCAGCGAACAGTATTCGGTCGCCTCCCTGCATCCCGACGTGGTCAAGTCGATGCAGCAGCGGATTGCCCATGCCGAGGTGGAATTCGCGAAGTACCGCAGGCCCGGTGTGAAGGCGCTCAATCAAAGCGGGTTCAATCCGGAAGGACGGGTAGTTCCAGAAATCTGGAGGGATTGAACTGACAGTAGAAACACAGATCAGTGCCGTTTGTCGGGCCTACCGCGTCTTCACGTCGTTAACGGCAGATTTCGGGCAGGACTGCCGTTTCGCAGATCAGAATAGAACAGCGGCTTTGTCCCACTTCGAGCCACAGGGAAACACCTCCATTTCCACCGTTAACCGAACACGAATGGCAAGTGTCAGGTCGGTCCGCAACGGCAGCGGGGGCGGTGCCGATCAGGCTTCCATCCAGACCTGATTCAGGATTTGTGCGGCCAGCGCTGACTTATCCTGCGGCAGGAAACGCCCGTAATGCTTTGCCACCATATCCGGCGTGTCTTGGATCGCGTAGCTCGCGCGCTCGTACGAGCCTGTCTGTTTGAGAATATGCGTCGCCAGGACATCACGGATGTTGTGCGGCCCATGCGGCAACAGGCCCTTGATAACGCCGTTGCCGGTGTAAGGATTGTAGATTCCGTAGCGCTGGATGACGAGACGCCATGCCTCGTAAAACGTGTTCTGGTCGTACTCGGCCGAGCGGCTGGTCACCTTGACCGTCTTGACGAACAGGGTGCCGGGGTCCGCGACGGGTCCTAGGAGAACCTGTCGATGTCGGCGGACGTATTCGTCGATGTGGCGGTACAGGTCGGCGAGGTCAGGGAGTACCAAGCGAAACGGGCGACCATCGAAGAACGACGATCCCGCGTTTTTGAACGCGATGGCGGGTATAAAGACCTCCCAGCCATGGTCGCGTTCGCTCCACCGGATCTCTCCACGCTTCATGGTTTCGAGCTGCCGCTCCGAGCGCGGCAGCTGGCAGCGTGGGCAGACCATCAGCTGTCGCAGGTTCTTTTGTCGCAATCCTAGGTGCAGGCCAAGACGGATTAGCAGGAACGAACGCGCTGCTTCAGCGGCTGCGCGCGGATGGCGATCGGGGTTAGGCGCAAGCCGCAGGATTTCATCGGCGATCTTTCGGTACTCACCCACCGGGCTGTCGGCCTGCAGGACCGACAGAATCGGCTCGAAAGGGTCGCGATGAACGCGGGCGACCCGTTCAATTTCCTTGGCGCGCGCTGCGGCGTGCCCATGGAGACGATCGCAGGCCGCGCCCCAATCCACTCGCGCAGCGATGATCTCCGCTTCGCTGATCAGTCCCGCGATCGGTGTGAGGCGGATTGCAAGGTCCGGCATCTGACGCAGCCATCCGGTCTTCTTGCGGGTCAGCGCCGAGGCGAGGCGAAGCATGTCGACTTCCCAGCGCGTGAAGAAGCCGCGTCGCATCTCGCGCCATTGCACGTACCAGTCCCACAGCCGAGGAAAGACCAGCATCGCCAGCGTTAGGTGCCTTGCCGGAACGCTTAGGCCGACGACTGGCCCATCCCGAGCGGCTCGCATCGCCCCGAACATCAGCCCCAGGTGTTCGACCTTCTGGAGGATGGTCTCGTCGTTCCACACACCGGTGCGCTGGAACCCGATGTCCGTAAGCGTGCTTGATTTGAACCGGATGAGTTCCGCCATTTCGGCAGTGAGACGAGGTGGCGCCTCGATAGAGCCAACGATCCGGTCAATGTCGTCTTCCTCGATTACGAGATCGGCTTCTTCCATGCGCCTTTGGCGCTGGGCTTGAGGCTTGCGTCCGGTCAGGGACGGGAAGCGGAGACTATAGCGTATCTTGGATGCCTCGGCTTGATACCGACGAAATTCAGTCGATCCCGAAATCACCACGGTACGCACCCAGTTTAGGATTTCGGCTTGCTGCGCGCATGTACGTTTGCCGAAGTCGTCAGGAAGATGCCAAGCCAGCCGTCGTTGTTCCGCTGGCGTGATACCCGGCAATGATGGCATGGTCGTAGCGCGTCCCGGATGCGGCAATTTCGATTTGAAATAGCCTGACGGCAATCCGTATCGCTGCTCGATACGAGCTAGAACGTCCATACTGGCGGCGCTACGCGGCACTCTGCGGCCCAACGCCCACCCCTTCAGGGTGTCTCGGTGAAAGGGTTCGTCGGGTTGGATGATCGCACGGTGCAGCAGCAGGTAGGATTCTCCAAACCGCCTCGTGTGAAGTCGCAATGCCTCGCCGAACGTCGCAGGTTCTTCCCATTCGGTAGCGGAGGGAGCCGGATTTTCCATCGGCTGCTTCAGTTGTGGTCCCGGCTTTCCTTTTTCGAATTTGGGGCTGGATTTTGCGGTCGGCGTCGGCCGGGGCTTTCGTGGCATGTGCGGTCCGGAAGGAGTTTGTGATCGCGAAGGCATGTAGCCGGCTGCGAAGGGCGCGCGCCTATCTGCGAAACTCTCCGTCAAGTCACGACAATGGTGATAGAAAACAGCGGGTATCTTGTGCAGATGTTTCGATCGGCTTGACCACCGCAGACGACCCAACGCCGACGACGAGGAATTTGCATAGCTTTGGCATTTGCTTCGTCGGGTCGTTGTCAGTCTACCATCCCACAAATGCCGCTCCGGAAAGTTACTCGCTCGCCCCAGAATGCAATTGCTTCACTCAGCTTTAGCCAGGCTGCTGAACAATGGATTCCAGCGAAATAGACCTTTCAGGAGGTCGATAGATAATGCCAAGCGCGTCCCAGATTTTGCTTTCGGTTTTATGTGCGCGTTTTGGGCTTTGATACTGCATCAGGGTGGCCCGCCCTACCTACGCGGTTTCCACGTCGCCAACTGGATGATCCCATATATGCCCGGTTGGCGCAGGCTCCTGATCCGCACCGCCGCCGAAATCTGGACGGTCAAAAGTTCGAGCTTCCTTTCCGGGCTCCGCTCTATGACGGCCGTGCCTTCAGTGTGGCCTCGCGGGCGCGGACGAAGTTGCGATCGCTCTCCAGGAACGCCGCCAGCATCGCCGGGACAAGTTCCGCGACGGGCTCTTCCACGTCGTATCGCGCGGCGTAGAACGCGGCATAAGCTTGCAGCGCGTTTTGCAGGTCCGGCGTGATCATTATCGCCAGCTTCACTGGCGTGCGGTCGGGCAGCTTGCCCAGCTTCAGGTCCACCATGATTGCCTCCGTCGCTATTGCCAGGGTGCCAGGACCACGTCGCGGGTCACCAGCAGGCGCACCGGCGCGCCGGGCCTGACCGTGATCGTCGGCGGGATGTCGAGGTTGCGCTGGGTGATCTGGTCGCCGGCACGCGCGGTATTGGTCTGGGCGGATTCGCGGATCGCCTCGACTAAATCGCTTTCGCCATCAATTGTCAGTTCGGTACCGACGCCGAGCATCGTCGCGATGGCGACACCCTTCAGCAGCGTCCACGTGTGAAAGTCGACCTTGTCGGCCACGCCGGCAAAGCCCGATGGGTCGGTCGCCGGCATGTAGTCGAGCTGGACCGAACCGCCATTCGGCAGGATGAGCCGCTGCCATATGACGAGCGCGCGCCGCTGGCCGTAGGCTACCACGCTGTCATACTTCCCGATCAGCCGGGCGCCTTGCGGCACCAGCAGTATCCTGCCGGACACCGTATCGTAGGCGTTCTGCGTCACCTGCGCGATCACCACGCCGGGCAGGTCGGAATTCAAGCCCGTGATGAGGCTTGCCGAGATCACGCTGCCCGCCAGCAGCGTGTTGGGCGAGATCGGCGCGATCACGCCGTGCGAATTGGCCGTCGCGGCATCGCTGCGCCCATTAATGAATTGCTCCTTGTGCGTAGGCTTGGATTCCGGCGCGCCCGCATCCTTGCCCGCCTGCAGTTCTCCTTGCGTCATTGACGCGTTAGACGAACCTGCCTTCGAAGGACTTTGGCTGGACGCGATCTGGGCCAGCAGGCCGGACTCGCGGGCGGCCTTCGCTTCGGCCAGGCGCTGTTGCCGCCTGGCCTCGGCATTATCGTCGGTCCGGCCCGGCGCCGTCTCGCCCTCGGCGCGATTCCGCTGGGCGCTCAGGATCGGACGGCCCAAGTCACCGGGAAGCGCGGGCCCGAGCTTCGGGACATCTCCATAGCTGGAAGGCAGCCCGGCGAGCGTGTCCGAGGCTGGCTTCGCCAGTGGCTGGGACAGTTCGGTGTCCTGCGCCACCTGGCGGAACACCTGCGGCTTCAGCGCCATCCAGGCAATGCCCACCAGGCTCACCGAGCCAAGCGCGGCGGCCCCGATGATGACGCCGCGCCGGAAGCGGATCGCGCGGGGAGGGCGCGCGCGCAGCTGC
The DNA window shown above is from Novosphingobium sp. P6W and carries:
- a CDS encoding TrbI/VirB10 family protein, whose amino-acid sequence is MTDPVTAAVPPKVDPETLQLRARPPRAIRFRRGVIIGAAALGSVSLVGIAWMALKPQVFRQVAQDTELSQPLAKPASDTLAGLPSSYGDVPKLGPALPGDLGRPILSAQRNRAEGETAPGRTDDNAEARRQQRLAEAKAARESGLLAQIASSQSPSKAGSSNASMTQGELQAGKDAGAPESKPTHKEQFINGRSDAATANSHGVIAPISPNTLLAGSVISASLITGLNSDLPGVVIAQVTQNAYDTVSGRILLVPQGARLIGKYDSVVAYGQRRALVIWQRLILPNGGSVQLDYMPATDPSGFAGVADKVDFHTWTLLKGVAIATMLGVGTELTIDGESDLVEAIRESAQTNTARAGDQITQRNLDIPPTITVRPGAPVRLLVTRDVVLAPWQ
- a CDS encoding DUF2274 domain-containing protein encodes the protein MVDLKLGKLPDRTPVKLAIMITPDLQNALQAYAAFYAARYDVEEPVAELVPAMLAAFLESDRNFVRAREATLKARPS
- a CDS encoding sulfatase; the encoded protein is MERRDVIKGMIGAAALGMASGAVAAASRRKPNFVVIYCDDLGYGDIGPMGGGTIPTPHLDRMAKQGVTLTDYYAPANVCTPSRAGLLTGRYPVRTALSRVLLEADKGGLPLSEKTLPQALEGDYTTALIGKWHLGHVEPYWPPTKYGFDLFYGIPYSHDISPLNLFEYDGAEKQKSDVDYPQLQQQFCERAERFIADNRARPFFLELALSAPHLPNFPAPGFAGKSKDAAAYGDCVMEVDSIVGRVLAALKTQGLDEDTLVIFTSDNGPWFEGSAGGMRNRKGGAGYDGGYRVPFVARWPGRIPAGKRCNSIAMGIDIFPTLCAFAQIAPPAGVELDGKDISAVLTQGAPSPHDALILFQNEEVVAVRTQDWKYVNSDLYMSYFVYLEGRGYPQLYDMRDRSEQYSVASLHPDVVKSMQQRIAHAEVEFAKYRRPGVKALNQSGFNPEGRVVPEIWRD